One Megalops cyprinoides isolate fMegCyp1 chromosome 17, fMegCyp1.pri, whole genome shotgun sequence DNA window includes the following coding sequences:
- the LOC118792666 gene encoding WD repeat and coiled-coil-containing protein, with product MDLGKVKLLRTGLNTLHQAIHPVHGIAWTDGRQVCLTSFQFASGEAKFGDTNVIGQFEHVLGLHWGPLCCAETPALLAVQHKKHVTVWQLQLSSLEQNKLLCTQTCEMSEPFPLLAQGCVWHPKADALAVLTKRDASVLFSVRVDNRRVKAEIKGSGLIHCACWTRDGTRLIVAIGSALHSYVWNDIQKTLTACTFCPIFDVGGYICALESTEDAQVAVATELPLDKICGLNAGMAFDVPSNASSGSSQPSVLMVDDECYGDSRRRSVDSDRSLPLGYIASSPSGPVDLTHILAKHRRSDPSPLIHLRRRDNLTGSGQDSSHLIVVTYERKATTTKKVSIPGILVPDILAFDPSGRSVAVASNTCNTVLVYGVAAASMPNTQQIQLQKNERPKGLCFLSDRMLLLMVGKQKSNDPAFLPSSNTDKYLIQLMTKELLCDEAASPLPAQNHQDLGFNFPGSRRYSENFPKEERLGGIRELVLPTGAAMPSPGNQRKLVEEVRSSDPSPATSLTDFSDRGASSTSSITVENFDMEHVHRLSSLAVLGQGSRDSSRPCSPRLDASDRLHSDPTLPKSSCLSAERRADQLSHNMERIFARFAEVQQCLTEIRDFTQNGRKSAASYPPCAEPPYINVTCQKKLSENVFIDERRPVLLCDGKLSLRVLQDLFGLTVLEMLHGSMWIVLVADAEGFVPLTFKPKEELTVRNGKRKLPANSTGSDEGSRVESPPVLNSEN from the exons ATGGATCTTGGGAAGGTGAAGCTCTTGAGGACCGGTCTGAACACTCTACACCAGGCTATCCACCCCGTGCACGGGATAGCCTGGACGGACGGCAGGCAGGTCTGCCTCACGTCCTTCCAGTTCGCCAGCGGGGAGGCCAAGTTCGGCGACACCAATGTCATCGGGCAGTTCGAGCACGTGCTGGGCCTGCACTGGGGTCCGCTCTGCTGCGCGGAGACGCCGGCCCTGTTGGCCGTCCAGCACAAGAAGCACGTCACCGTctggcagctgcagctgagctccCTGGAGCAGAACAAGCTGCTGTGTACGCAGACCTGCGAGATGAGCGAGCCCTTCCCCCTGCTCGCCCAGGGCTGCGTGTGGCACCCCAAGGCCGACGCGCTGGCCGTCCTCACCAAGCGCGACGCCTCCGTGCTGTTCTCCGTGCGCGTGGACAACCGGCGGGTGAAGGCGGAGATCAAGGGGAGCGGGCTGATCCACTGCGCCTGCTGGACGCGGGACGGCACTCGGCTCATCGTTGCCATCGGCAGCGCCCTGCACTCCTACGTCTGGAACGACATCCAGAAGACCCTGACCGCCTGCACCTTCTGCCCCATATTCGACGTGGGCGGCTACATCTGCGCCTTGGAGTCCACCGAGGACGCCCAGGTCGCCGTGGCCACCGAGCTGCCGCTGGACAAGATCTGCGGGCTCAACGCCGGCATGGCGTTCGACGTCCCCTCCAACGCGTCATCGGGGTCTTCGCAGCCCTCGGTGCTGATGGTGGACGACGAATGCTACGGGGACTCCCGGAGGCGGTCGGTAGACTCGGACAGGTCCCTCCCGCTGGGCTACATCGCCTCATCTCCGTCCGGCCCGGTGGACCTGACTCACATCCTGGCGAAACACAGGCGGTCGGACCCCAGCCCGCTCATCCACCTGCGGCGCAGGGACAACCTCACAGGCTCAGGGCAGGACTCCTCCCACCTGATCGTGGTGACGTACGAGCGCAAGGCCACCACCACCAAGAAGGTGAGCATCCCCGGCATCCTGGTGCCGGATATCCTGGCGTTCGACCCCAGCGGGCGCAGCGTAGCCGTGGCCTCCAACACCTGCAACACGGTGCTTGTGTATGGCGTGGCCGCGGCCTCCATGCCCAACACCCAGCAGATCCAGCTGCAGAAGAACGAGAGGCCCAAGGGGCTGTGCTTCCTCAGTGACaggatgctgctgctgatggtgGGGAAGCAGAAGTCCAACGACCCCgccttcctcccctcctccaacACGGACAAGTACCTCATCCAGCTCATGACCAAAGAGCTGCTCTGCGACGAGGCGGCCAGCCCGCTGCCTGCTCAGAATCACCAGGACCTGGGCTTTAATTTCCCGGGGAGCAGGCGGTACTCGGAGAACTTCCCCAAGGAGGAGCGTCTGGGTGGAATCAGGGAGCTGGTACTGCCGACGGGCGCGGCGATGCCGTCTCCCGGCAACCAGAGGaagctggtggaggaggtgcGGAGCAGCGACCCCAGCCCTGCCACCAGCCTGACTGACTTTTCGGACAGAGGGGCGTCCAGCACGTCCTCCATCACTGTGGAAAACTTCGACATGGAGCACGTCCACCGCCTGTCCAGCCTGGCCGTGCTGGGCCAGGGCAGCCGGGACTCCAGCCGGCCCTGCTCCCCGAGGCTGGACGCCTCGGACAGGCTACACTCCGACCCCACCCTGCCCAAGAGCAGCTGCCTGTCGGCAGAGAGGCGGGCGGACCAGCTCTCGCACAACATGGAGCGGATTTTCGCCCGCTTCGCCGAGGTGCAGCAGTGCCTGACGGAGATCCGAGACTTCACCCAGAACGGCAGGAAGTCTGCGGCGAGCTACCCGCCGTGCGCTGAGCCACCGTACATCAACGTCACATGTCAG AAGAAGCTTTCTGAGAACGTGTTCATCGACGAGAGGAGGCCCGTGCTGCTGTGTGACGGGAAGCTGTCCCTGAGAGTGCTGCAGGACCTCTTCGGCCTGACCGTCCTGGAGATGCTGCATG